In Ascochyta rabiei chromosome 11, complete sequence, the following are encoded in one genomic region:
- a CDS encoding 40S ribosomal protein S25 has protein sequence MAPAATGGKKQKKKWSKGKVKDKAQHAVVFDKNVTDKLNKDVQSYRLITVATLVDRLKINGSLARQALNDLEANGQIKKVVGHSKLSVYTRAVGDAE, from the exons ATGGCACCCGCAGCAACCGGAggcaagaagcagaagaagaagtggTCCAAGGGCAAGG TCAAGGACAAGGCCCAGCACGCTGTCGTCTTCGACAAGAACGTCACCGACAAGCTCAACAAGGATGTCCAGTCGTACCGCCTGATCACTGTCGCCACCCTGGTCGATCGTCTCAAGATCAACGGTTCGCTCGCCCGCCAAGCCCTCAACGACCTCGAGGCCAACGGCCAGATCAAGAAGGTTGTCGGTCACTCGAAGCTGTCCGTCTACA CCCGCGCTGTCGGTGATGCCGAGTAA
- a CDS encoding Acetylxylan esterase — protein sequence MQLTVSYLARIAVTVASVHGALTPVTDFGTNPTNLQMNINVPAKLAPKPAIILALHGCFGTGEAYAAETTYNTLSEQKGFITIFPSSKRDSNCWEVNTAKGLSRNAGGDNQGLVSMVNYTIAKYSADPAKVFVTGSSSGCMMTNVLMATYPDVFAAATCYSGVAAGCVAGSPGASPISSDPTCANGLNIKTQAEWVRIAKAMYPRYTGKYPKLATWHGTNDTLVKLPNLGEQLKQWSGVQGVKFARNVTNTPETGYTKIVYGDGTKLVGYEAKGVGHTVPVHEEEDLTWFGI from the exons ATGCAGTTAACTGTTTCCTACCTCGCAAGAATTGCTGTGACAGTAGCATCTGTCCATGGCGCTCTCACTCCTGTCACGGATTTTGGGACCAACCCGACAAACCTCCAGATGAACATCAACGTCCCAGCCAAGCTCGCACCAAAGCCCGCGATCATCCTTGCT CTGCATGGTTGCTTCGGCACCGGCGAAGCCTACGCAGCTGAGACAACCTACAACACCCTCTCAGAACAGAAAGGCTTCATAACCATATTCCCCTCTTCCAAACGCGACTCCAACTGCTGGGAAGTCAACACAGCAAAAGGTTTATCCCGCAACGCAGGAGGTGACAACCAAGGTCTTGTCTCAATGGTGAATTACACGATCGCCAAGTACTCAGCCGATCCTGCGAAGGTGTTCGTCACGGGCTCCAGCTCAGGTTGCATGATGACCAACGTACTCATGGCAACCTACCCAGATGTGTTTGCGGCGGCGACTTGCTACTCCGGCGTGGCTGCTGGCTGCGTGGCTGGTAGCCCTGGCGCGAGTCCAATCTCCTCAGATCCGACGTGCGCAAACGGGCTGAACATAAAGACGCAGGCTGAGTGGGTCCGCATCGCGAAAGCAATGTATCCGCGGTATACAGGCAAATACCCGAAGTTGGCGACGTGGCATGGGACGAACGATACGCTTGTTAAGTTGCCGAATCTGGGAGAGCAGTTGAAGCAATGGTCGGGTGTGCAGGGAGTTAAATTTGCGAGGAATGTCACGAACACGCCAGAAACGGGATATACAAAGATTGTGTATGGAGACGGCACGAAGCTGGTAGGGTATGAGGCGAAGGGCGTAGGACACACGGTACCAGTGCATGAGGAGGAGGATTTGACGTGGTTTGGGATCTAA
- a CDS encoding GTP-binding protein gtr2 produces the protein MSCRPSRQISAFSAEGLGQQTYEEDGVRRSSVQSVVQASSLKPGAQLTMERFLQDLPSADQPPVEFSQQYHTGRVSNSKGRDGKPRLLLMGQRRSGKSSIASVVFHKLPPSETLFLETTYRIKKESMHSFMDFQVWDLPGHLDYFDPAFDTDNIFDEIGALIWVIDAQDEYLDAIARLNLTILNLQHSYPNINIEVFVHKVDGLSDDFRGDTFRDIIQRVQDELSDNGYEQAPISFYQTSIYDHSIFEAFSKVIQKLIPQLPTLEALLNNLCAACNIEKAYLFDIMSKIYVATDTTPTDIGNYEICSDYIDVVVDVAEIYGYERQNDTPEEEQLEKGNGDAESLITMERKGARYLYLRELNKYLALVCIMGDDSPAEKKAIIDYNVGVFQAGLKKVFPKGDREAQVEIVATNDAAS, from the exons ATGAGCTGCCGTCCAAGCCGGCAGATATCTGCATTTTCAGCAGAGGGGCTTGGGCAGCAAACCTACGAGGAAGATGGTGTTCGAAGATCATCAGTACAATCAGTCGTGCAGGCGTCGAGTCTGAAACCGGGAGCACAGTTGACCATGGAGCGTTTCCTACAGGACTTACCAAGCGCCGATCAGCCACCGGTGGAATTCAGTCAGCAATATCACACCGGCCGAGTCTCGAATAGCAAAGGGAGAGATGGGAAGCCTAGGCTACTTCTCATGGGGCAGAGGAG GAGCGGCAAGTCCTCGATAGCTAGTGTAGTCTTCCACAAGCTGCCGCCAAGCGAGACGCTATTCCTCGAGACCACATACAGGATTAAGAAGGAATCGATGCA CTCTTTCATGGATTTCCAAGTCTGGGATCTACCGGGCCATCTGGACTACTTTGACCCAGCATTCGATACGGACAACATCTTCGACGAAATCGGTGCGCTCATCTGGGTCATTGATGCGCAAGACGAATATCTCGACGCGATTGCCAGACTCAACTTGACAATACTCAACTTACAGCACTCGTATCCCAACATTAACATCGAAGTCTTCGTACACAAAGTGGATGGCCTCTCGGACGATTTCCGCGGCGACACATTCCGCGACATTATTCAAAGAGTGCAGGACGAGCTCAGCGACAACGGCTATGAGCAAGCACCCATTTCCTTCTACCAGACCAGCATCTACGATCACTCCATCTTCGAGGCCTTCAGCAAAGTCATACAGAAGCTAATACCGCAACTACCCACGCTCGAAGCGCTACTTAACAACCTGTGCGCTGCGTGCAACATTGAAAAGGCATACCTCTTCGACATAATGAGCAAGATCTACGTAGCCACGGACACGACACCGACCGACATAGGCAATTACGAGATCTGTTCGGACTACATCGATGTCGTTGTCGACGTGGCCGAGATCTATGGATACGAACGGCAGAATGACACaccagaagaagagcagctCGAGAAGGGCAATGGAGATGCAGAGAGCTTGATCACGATGGAGAGGAAAGGAGCCCGGTACTTGTACCTGCGGGAACTGAACAA GTATCTTGCACTCGTTTGCATCATGGGCGACGATAGTCCTGCCGAGAAGAAGGCCATCATCGACTACAACGTCGGTGTCTTCCAGGCCGGGCTCAAGAAGGTCTTCCCCAAGGGTGACCGGGAGGCTCAGGTGGAGATTGTGGCTACCAACGACGCAGCCTCGTAG
- a CDS encoding swr complex subunit has product MAPKTYGDDDNEPEAPYHESSDEDFSPDSAPADDGASSSEDERDDAAPAPRRGKRKAAVEPELDSGDEVTIQAARANKAARRNKGGKHDGQDLLLSDDQGGEGGLIKTRAQRAVEQTEPRPLARTEGATVDVEALWAQMTAAPLRPVQPAPRQDASTLQDAAPAPAPASATEAAVEEELVAVAKTYTFAGQRTTEEKQVPRSALGQYTARGWKPTSAVKATETAQGPAPKTPHSQVRRPLKRPSRFDANPTGYVRALAPEHQLAWPRKTPTSLAPPPAAPTDGPRKPDKATKLSVVDKSRMDWTGFVDQAGIADELHEHGKSKDNYMSRRDFLAGVEQRIEDEGRRGRVANPTALT; this is encoded by the coding sequence ATGGCGCCCAAGACGTACGgagacgacgacaacgagcCCGAAGCGCCCTACCACGAGTCCTCGGACGAAGACTTCAGCCCCGACTCGGCGCCCGCCGACGACGGCGCAAGCTCGTCCGAAGATGAGCGCGACGACGCAGCCCCCGCCCCGCGCAGGGGGAAGCGGAAAGCCGCTGTCGAGCCGGAGCTGGACTCGGGCGACGAAGTCACGATACAGGCCGCACGGGCAAACAAGGCCGCGAGGCGGAACAAGGGCGGCAAACACGACGGCCAGGACCTGCTGCTGTCTGACGACCAAGGCGGCGAGGGCGGGCTGATCAAGACACGCGCACAGCGCGCAGTCGAGCAGACCGAACCGAGGCCGCTGGCCAGGACAGAGGGCGCCACCGTCGACGTCGAAGCACTGTGGGCGCAAATGACTGCCGCCCCGCTGAGACCCGTGCAGCCAGCACCGCGACAAGACGCCTCGACCCTGCAAGACGCTGCCCCTGCCCCTGCCCCCGCCTCGGCCACCGAAGCCGCTGTCGAGGAGGAGCTTGTCGCTGTGGCCAAGACGTACACGTTCGCCGGCCAGAGGACAACCGAGGAGAAGCAGGTCCCGCGCTCTGCCCTCGGACAATACACCGCACGCGGCTGGAAACCCACGTCCGCAGTCAAAGCCACAGAGACCGCACAAGGCCCGGCCCCAAAGACACCACACTCGCAAGTCCGCCGCCCGCTCAAACGCCCAAGCCGCTTCGACGCCAACCCCACAGGCTACGTCCGCGCCCTCGCGCCCGAGCACCAGCTCGCCTGGCCGCGCAAGACGCCCACCTCCCTCGccccgccgcccgccgcaCCCACCGACGGGCCGAGGAAGCCCGACAAGGCCACCAAGCTCAGCGTCGTGGACAAGTCGCGCATGGACTGGACCGGCTTCGTCGATCAGGCGGGCATCGCCGACGAGCTGCACGAGCACGGCAAGTCAAAGGACAACTACATGAGCCGCCGCGACTTCCTGGCCGGCGTCGAGCAGCGCATCGAGGACGAGGGTCGGCGCGGGAGAGTTGCGAATCCCACCGCTTTGACATGA